One sulfur-oxidizing endosymbiont of Gigantopelta aegis genomic region harbors:
- a CDS encoding methyltransferase: MLRHNLPDWAHWRAQDADGTWWAYEVEPLQHFTGWYENEVGQCVRIDKEQANPQWQTTLSKIVSVKPKKNLLIAEETHWAKVEVWQSDSIRSLYLHDDIAIQSQLDLAQKHQLLKQYSRAMMSFLLFKSQPKSLLLFGLGGGSIIHFLHHWFPQLAIQAVDINERIIAIAKQYFELPEVPQINIHNCDAASFLENTPLKNQDVILIDLHDGQSLPEFLSKSDFLTQCHQALSAEGVLVFNLLIQQEQDFLPIMLALRQSFTATSLCLSLKNDQNIIVLAFKSPQSIDMIELQQRASECQEKYAIEFEQFVASLTIIGAK; the protein is encoded by the coding sequence ATGCTTCGCCATAATCTCCCTGATTGGGCACATTGGCGGGCACAGGATGCTGATGGCACTTGGTGGGCTTATGAAGTCGAACCCTTACAACACTTTACCGGTTGGTATGAAAATGAAGTGGGGCAATGTGTTCGTATCGACAAGGAACAAGCAAACCCTCAATGGCAGACGACATTAAGCAAAATTGTGAGTGTTAAGCCCAAGAAAAATTTACTCATTGCTGAAGAAACCCACTGGGCTAAGGTTGAAGTTTGGCAGAGTGACAGTATTCGTTCTTTATACCTTCATGATGATATCGCCATACAAAGTCAATTAGATTTGGCGCAAAAACATCAATTACTCAAACAATATTCCCGTGCCATGATGAGCTTTCTGCTGTTTAAATCACAGCCAAAATCATTATTACTCTTTGGTCTGGGAGGCGGGAGTATCATCCACTTTTTACACCACTGGTTTCCACAGTTAGCAATACAGGCAGTGGATATTAATGAGCGTATCATCGCCATTGCCAAGCAGTATTTCGAATTGCCTGAAGTGCCTCAAATTAATATTCATAATTGTGATGCCGCGTCTTTTTTGGAAAATACGCCGCTAAAAAATCAAGATGTCATTCTAATTGACTTACATGATGGTCAATCTCTACCTGAATTCTTATCAAAGTCTGACTTTCTTACACAATGTCATCAGGCATTAAGTGCTGAGGGAGTGTTGGTTTTTAATTTATTGATCCAGCAAGAACAAGATTTTTTACCCATCATGTTAGCATTGAGACAAAGTTTCACCGCTACCAGCCTTTGTTTATCATTAAAAAATGACCAAAATATCATTGTGCTGGCATTCAAATCGCCACAATCTATCGACATGATTGAATTGCAGCAAAGAGCCAGTGAATGCCAAGAAAAATATGCCATTGAATTTGAGCAATTTGTGGCGAGTCTCACTATCATTGGTGCCAAA